In the Bacillus shivajii genome, one interval contains:
- the hslU gene encoding ATP-dependent protease ATPase subunit HslU translates to MSEKFTPRQIVEKLDQYIVGQTGAKKSVAVALRNRYRRSLLDDALKDEITPKNILMIGPTGVGKTEIARRLAKLVGAPFVKVEATKFTEVGYVGRDVESMVRDLVETSVRLVKEEKMVEVKGRAEKNANRRLVELLVPKAKKESNYRNPFEMLFQGNQEEEQSQQDSQQEDDSVRERRKKVASQLAAGELEEDYVTVEVDENQQGNMFDMFQGSGMEQMGMNMQDMLGNMMPKKKKKRKLQVKDARKVLTEDEAQKLIDMDEVTQAAVSKAEQLGIIFIDEIDKVAGKSKQQSADVSREGVQRDILPIVEGSTIVTKYGPVKTDHMLFVAAGAFHFSKPSDLIPELQGRFPIRVELSSLTVDDFVRILVEPDNALAKQYEALLETEGIKLKFSDDAIRRIAVIATEVNDETENIGARRLHTILEKLLEDLSFEASEITLEEIVITPEYVEEKLQNVVKNRDLSQYIL, encoded by the coding sequence ATGAGTGAGAAATTTACACCACGCCAAATTGTAGAAAAGTTGGATCAATACATTGTCGGCCAGACAGGTGCTAAAAAGTCTGTAGCGGTTGCTCTTAGAAACCGTTATCGCCGTAGCCTGTTAGATGATGCACTTAAGGATGAAATTACACCTAAAAATATTCTAATGATTGGGCCTACCGGGGTAGGAAAGACGGAAATTGCTCGTAGGTTAGCAAAACTTGTAGGAGCTCCATTTGTTAAAGTAGAGGCGACGAAATTCACGGAAGTTGGCTATGTAGGTCGTGATGTTGAGTCGATGGTGAGAGATCTTGTTGAAACATCAGTTCGATTAGTTAAGGAAGAAAAAATGGTTGAAGTGAAGGGTCGTGCCGAAAAAAATGCGAACCGTCGACTTGTAGAACTATTAGTACCAAAGGCAAAGAAAGAGTCGAACTACCGAAATCCATTTGAAATGCTTTTTCAAGGGAACCAAGAAGAAGAACAATCTCAACAAGACAGTCAACAAGAAGATGATAGTGTCCGTGAAAGAAGAAAGAAGGTTGCTTCTCAGTTAGCTGCAGGTGAACTTGAAGAAGACTATGTAACGGTAGAAGTAGATGAGAACCAGCAAGGCAATATGTTTGATATGTTTCAAGGCTCAGGAATGGAACAAATGGGTATGAACATGCAAGATATGCTAGGTAATATGATGCCGAAGAAAAAGAAAAAGCGTAAGCTCCAAGTGAAAGATGCCCGTAAAGTTCTAACGGAAGATGAAGCACAAAAACTCATCGATATGGATGAAGTTACACAAGCTGCTGTTTCAAAAGCTGAACAATTGGGAATTATTTTTATAGACGAAATCGATAAAGTAGCTGGGAAAAGTAAACAACAATCGGCAGATGTGTCAAGAGAGGGCGTACAGCGCGATATTTTACCAATTGTAGAAGGTTCTACGATCGTTACAAAGTACGGTCCAGTCAAAACAGACCATATGCTATTTGTCGCAGCGGGTGCATTTCATTTTTCTAAGCCTTCAGATTTAATCCCTGAACTTCAAGGGCGTTTTCCAATTCGAGTAGAGCTATCTAGTTTAACTGTGGATGATTTTGTACGTATTCTCGTTGAACCAGATAATGCGTTAGCCAAACAATATGAAGCTCTTTTGGAAACAGAAGGAATAAAATTAAAATTTTCTGACGATGCTATTCGTAGGATTGCCGTAATAGCGACAGAAGTAAATGATGAAACCGAAAATATTGGTGCGAGACGCCTCCACACAATCTTAGAAAAGTTGTTAGAGGACTTATCATTTGAAGCGTCAGAAATTACTTTAGAAGAAATTGTGATAACACCTGAATACGTCGAAGAAAAATTACAAAATGTAGTGAAAAATCGAGACTTAAGTCAATATATTCTTTAG
- the hslV gene encoding ATP-dependent protease subunit HslV, whose amino-acid sequence MEQIRGTTIFAVQHKGQCAIAGDGQVTFGNAVVMKHTARKVRKLYKGKVIAGFAGSVADAFTLYEKFEGKLEEFSGNLQRAAVELAKEWRSDRVLRKLEAMLIVMDRSNLYLIAGTGEVIEPDDGILAIGSGGNYALSAGRALKEHAPHLSAKEMAYASLKTAADICVYTNESIIVEELGQ is encoded by the coding sequence ATGGAACAAATACGAGGAACGACGATATTTGCAGTACAACATAAAGGACAATGTGCAATAGCAGGAGATGGCCAAGTGACGTTTGGGAATGCCGTTGTGATGAAACACACAGCGCGAAAGGTCCGAAAGCTATATAAAGGAAAAGTAATCGCAGGCTTTGCAGGTTCTGTTGCAGATGCATTCACGCTGTATGAAAAGTTTGAGGGAAAACTTGAAGAATTTAGTGGTAATCTTCAGCGTGCAGCAGTTGAATTAGCAAAAGAATGGCGGAGTGATCGTGTATTACGAAAGCTTGAAGCGATGTTAATTGTAATGGATCGTTCAAATTTATACTTAATTGCTGGTACAGGAGAAGTCATCGAACCAGATGATGGCATTTTAGCGATAGGCTCCGGAGGAAACTATGCGCTATCAGCTGGTAGAGCATTAAAAGAGCATGCGCCACATCTTTCGGCAAAAGAGATGGCTTATGCCTCTTTAAAAACAGCTGCAGATATTTGTGTTTATACAAATGAATCAATTATTGTCGAAGAACTAGGTCAGTAA
- the codY gene encoding GTP-sensing pleiotropic transcriptional regulator CodY: MDLLSKTRKINELLQKSGGQSVNFKDVAVTLRDVIEANIFIVSRRGKLLGYSIKQEIENERMKQMLEARQFPEEYTSGLFKIEETSPNLDINSEFTAFPVENKDLFSAGLTTVVPIQGGGQRLGTLILARLEDSFDDDDLLLAEYASTVVGMEILHEKTEEIEQEARSKAVVQMAISSLSYSELEAVEHIFEELDGNEGLLVASKIADRVGITRSVIVNALRKLESAGVIESRSLGMKGTYIKVLNDKFLVELDKVKN, from the coding sequence ATGGATCTATTATCGAAAACACGTAAAATTAATGAATTACTTCAAAAGAGCGGAGGACAATCAGTTAACTTTAAAGATGTTGCAGTAACATTACGAGATGTGATTGAAGCAAATATCTTTATCGTAAGTCGCCGAGGTAAATTATTAGGCTATTCAATTAAACAAGAAATTGAAAATGAGCGTATGAAACAAATGCTTGAGGCTCGTCAATTTCCAGAGGAGTACACAAGCGGTTTATTTAAAATCGAAGAAACTAGTCCAAATCTAGATATTAATAGTGAGTTTACGGCATTTCCTGTAGAGAATAAAGATTTATTCTCAGCAGGGCTAACAACAGTTGTACCGATTCAAGGTGGAGGTCAACGTTTAGGGACATTAATTCTAGCTCGTCTAGAAGATTCATTTGATGATGATGATTTATTACTAGCTGAATATGCATCTACAGTAGTAGGGATGGAAATTTTACACGAGAAAACAGAAGAAATTGAACAAGAAGCAAGAAGTAAAGCTGTCGTACAAATGGCAATTAGTTCATTATCTTATAGTGAATTAGAAGCTGTAGAACATATCTTTGAAGAACTAGATGGAAATGAAGGTCTTCTAGTAGCAAGTAAAATTGCTGACCGCGTTGGTATTACGAGATCAGTAATCGTAAATGCACTACGTAAGCTTGAGAGTGCAGGGGTTATCGAGTCTCGTTCACTTGGTATGAAAGGGACGTATATTAAAGTATTAAACGACAAGTTCTTAGTAGAACTTGATAAAGTGAAGAACTAA
- the flgC gene encoding flagellar basal body rod protein FlgC, which produces MSIFHGMNTSASALTAQRLRMDVVSANMANADTTRGRMVDGEWQPYRRKMVVMEPNSSSFTSHLSRAIGKNDGPGNGVKVREIIEDETPFKQVYQPNHPDANEDGYVQMPNVDPLKEMIDLMSATRSYEANVTALDGHKNMLLKALEIGR; this is translated from the coding sequence ATGAGTATTTTTCATGGGATGAATACATCCGCTTCGGCATTAACTGCTCAAAGACTTAGAATGGATGTTGTTTCAGCGAATATGGCTAATGCAGATACAACGAGAGGTAGAATGGTAGATGGCGAGTGGCAGCCTTACAGAAGGAAGATGGTTGTTATGGAGCCGAACTCATCATCATTCACATCACACCTTAGCCGTGCCATAGGTAAAAATGATGGACCAGGTAATGGTGTGAAAGTGCGTGAAATCATTGAAGATGAAACACCATTTAAACAAGTGTACCAACCAAACCATCCTGATGCGAACGAAGATGGTTACGTTCAAATGCCTAATGTTGATCCGTTAAAAGAAATGATAGATCTAATGAGTGCAACAAGATCCTATGAGGCCAACGTTACAGCATTAGATGGTCATAAAAATATGTTGTTAAAGGCACTTGAAATCGGTAGATAA
- the flgB gene encoding flagellar basal body rod protein FlgB — translation MNIIDNSTNSLLHKGLSASMTRQKTIAQNIANVDTPNYKAKKTVFSHELERASNAKLQAHRTDARHIGFGRNASGEAANVVQRNNTMYNHNGNNVDIDQEMAEHAQNQIYYNALIDRMNGRFNSIRTVLGQGR, via the coding sequence ATGAATATTATCGACAATTCGACGAATTCATTGCTACACAAAGGGCTATCTGCTTCTATGACAAGACAGAAGACGATTGCACAAAACATAGCAAATGTTGATACACCAAATTATAAAGCGAAAAAGACTGTGTTTTCTCATGAGCTTGAACGTGCATCAAATGCGAAATTACAAGCTCATCGAACGGATGCTAGACATATCGGATTTGGTAGGAATGCAAGTGGAGAAGCTGCGAATGTAGTTCAGCGTAACAATACAATGTATAACCACAATGGTAACAATGTTGATATTGATCAGGAGATGGCTGAGCACGCACAAAATCAAATTTATTACAATGCTTTGATTGATCGAATGAATGGTCGTTTTAATAGCATTCGAACGGTTCTAGGGCAAGGGAGGTAA